The genomic interval CTGCAATGAAATAAAACAATCATCAGGCAAATGAAACTGAAATTTCATTGTTGTTATAGCATCTTGATAGATTTCATCATATTCATTAACCATGTAGTTCTTGAGACTAGGATTTTTTTTAAGAATGCGCTTGATTCTGCCTCTAAAATTAGCTATCTCTGCCATCCAACCATTACGACAGCGATCGCGTTCACCTTCCCAATATTGAAGCTTTAAAACATGTTCAATTAATCTTTGCAGATAGCTGTCTAAAGCTCTTTTTTGACTCGCCCCCATATCATCAATTTCGTCCAGAAGATTATCCCAGTCCATGTCCTCAAGATCTCGTCGCTGAATTTTTGTCTTTATTTCTTCCACCCAGAGGTTGAAGTCAGATTCATGTAATTTCTGTAGATTAGTCATTTTATTTAAATTGCCAGAACCGCCGTGAGAATCAAGCCAAAAGCTCTTTAATAAGCATCTAATACTAGCAAATCAACCACTTAGGCGAGACATGTAAAAACAAAGTGCTGCGGGCGATGGGAGTGCCAAATTGAGGAATTTTCAAGCCGATTACTCCTGATTTCTTAACCTCAATTTGCCCTTTAATATCTCCCCAGAGCAGCATTTCTGCCCAATTGCCTAAATCTGGCTGATGTCCCACCAAGGCTATTTTGGCATCGGGATGTTGCAGTTGGTATTGCTGTAGCCACTCTAACCATTCGGCGATCGCGCCATCGGGTTGTAAGGGCGTAAAAGTTTCCATCGTTTTAGCCAAACCTGCTTGCTGCAAAATTTCTGCGGTTTGAGCAGCGCGCACTAAAGGACTGGTTAAGAGTAGATCGAATTTTAAGCCGACACTTACTAAACGCTGTGCCACTTGAGCAGTTTTATCTCGACCCTTTTTTACCAGAGGACGCTGTTCATCATCGGCATAAGTTCCTTTTTCCCCAGCAATACCATGACGAATTAAATATGCTTCCATTTAAGGCAACTCAAATAACAACTACCCCTATATTAGACTTCTTGCACGAATCAAAAAAACTAGCTTACCAAGAGGGAAAAGGGTAAGGGCTTGCCCTAAAGGATGTTATACCCTTGTGGTACTAACTTCGTGTCGCACCGCATAGTTTGGTGGAAAAGCGCGAAGTTGCGTTGCGGGGGTTCCCCCCGTTGAGCAAACTTCGTAAGAAGGGAAAATATATTAGTCCGATATTCATGATAGAGGTCTATTAATCAACACCATCATAATGAGCTTAATCAGCAGCAATTACATTATCTTCAGGTTCAACTAAGCGCATTAGTTTTTGTTTGATCTGTCTGTCAAACACTTCCCATTTTAATTTGGTATATTCAGCATTATCGTTGAAGCCATTTAAGAAGCCGACAGGAATCTCGAAACCTCCCGCCATATGTCTACCACCACCAAAAAATCTGCCCTGGATATCTTTACCCAATGTTTCCTTAATAAATTCGTCGGGGTCTAAGGTCAGTTTAGTAGTCCGCAAAGAACCAATTACCAGCTCATTATCATCGTCCTCGTTATGGACAATACCGTAGACTACAGCGGTATGAATATCCTCTTCCGTTACTAGAAAATCTGCTGCTTGGGGAATGGCATCGCGATCATCATAGCGTAAATAACCGACTCCAGAAATCGAGAAATTCTTCTTGGTCACGCAATTGCGTAAAGCTCGTTCAATTACGTTCATAACTCGACGCGATCGCGCGGACTGTAATACGGCATTCAACAGCTGAGAATCGTAAAAACGACTTAAATAAGCAGCAGCAATAAAGTCTTCTTCCTTCGCCTGCATCAAACGATTAGTATCTGAACGCAAGCCATGCATTAACGCGGTAGCACACTTAACGTGGTTTTCGTTACTAGAGTCAAATTCCAGCATTCCTGACTGGATATATTGCGTCAAAATGGTGGCGGTAGCTCTAGTTTGCGGGCGCAGATCGACAAATTCGGCTTTAATTTCTCCCTGTTTACTATGATGATCGACTACCACCAGCAGGGGTATACCTGCTGCTTCTACCACCGCATAAAGCTGACTATTTGTTCCCTGACTATCGATTAACACACAGCCTTGATAAACCGATAAATCTTGTTCTTGTAAGGCAGTATGAATATATTTAGTGGCAGGTAACCCAGTCAATCTAACCAAAGTAATATTCTCTTGGTGAGACAAAGTGCCTCCATAGACAATATCGCAGCTAATGTCATAATTGGCAGCAATAAGTTGATATGCCCAGGCGCTAGACAAGGCATCAGGGTCAGGAAAATCCTGAATTACGATAATTTGCCTTTCTCCTCGATGCTGCTCTAAAACCTTGGTCAACTGATGAACTATCTTAACTAAATCGCTATCCTTTTTCTCTTTACCAAATTTATTACCCTCGACAGCTTCAAACTGTTTTTTTGGCGTAGTTTTATGGGCTAAACGATGTTCTAGAGAAGTGTTTAGGTTAGATGACATATGTAGACTATGATGGGTAATATTAAATTACCGAGTAAGAGAATAAGTATACTAATTTTTATTTAGAATTTCGAGTTTATCACCAACCAATGTCTTCTGTAACGCTCTGCTAGATGAAACTAAATTAAATGCCGATTACGTATTTTTTCCACTCTTGATTAGAGTTGCCCTGAGTGTATTTTATTAGCTCAAAATGCAGACTACTATAAGGGCGACGGGGTTTAGTTTGCAGCGACATTTCCGCTTCTTTAGGAGTACGATTACCTTTTTTTACATTACACCTAACACAGGCTGCTACGAGGTTTTCCCAGGTATCTCCACCACCACGCGATCGCGGAATTACATGATCGATTGTTAATTGATCGCCTTTTGCTTTACAATACTGACAAGTGTTGGTATCTCGTTCCAAAACATTACGACGAGTCAGCGGAATTTCTTTATAGGGTACTCTTACATAATATCTTAAACGGATTACTGTTGGTAGAGGGAAGCCACTATAAACAAACTCACCTCGATGTTCCAGCTGTTCTGCTTTACCTTTAATCAGTAACACCACTGCTCGGCGCCAACTAGTGATATTAAGGGGTTCATAGGAAGCATTCAGTACTAAAACCTTACCCATAGTAAAGACTTATCATTATTTACAAGGAATGGTAACACACAGGAACTAGTTGATGTAACTTTAAAGCAGCTTGTTTTGGCTTGGTGCTTAAGGAATCGAAAAACTATACTTTTATGAGCTTCTTGACTTTATCTATTTCTAGACTAATATTTGTCAATAATATTAGCTAATTCTGGATCATAAATGTTGGATATGGTGAGTTGGCAGCAGCAAAAGCCCCAAAAATTGCCTCAAGACCCATTATCTCGGTTGGTAAATCGTCAACGCGCTTGGGTTGAGGTCGATCTAGATGCTCTAGCTCATAATGTTCTGACTCTCAAATCTTGGCTCAATCCGCAAACCAAATTGATGGCGGTAGTTAAAGCCGATGCCTATGGACATGGTGCAGTTACTGTTGCCCAAACCGCTTTGACTCATGGTGCAGATAGTTTAGCGATCGCCACTTTAGCAGAAGGAGTCGAATTACGTAACTCAGGAATTACCGCACCGATGCTAATTTTGGGCGCGATTAATGCCGTGGAAGATATTCAAGCGGTGGCTGCTTGGGATTTGGAAGTCACAATTTGTAATTCTGAACAAGCAGTGGTTTTTCAGCACACTTTGGCTAGATTAGGTAAGTCACTAGCAGTTCATCTCAAGCTAGATACTGGCATGTCTCGTCTGGGAACCAATTGGCAGTCGGCTGTCGCTTTTGTAACTTTGGTTAAAAGTTTGCCTAATTTAAAGATTGCCAGTGTCTATTCACACTTTTCGACGGCTGATGAAAGCGATCGTCAGATCATGGATTTACAACATCAGCGTTTTCAAACAGCGATCGCTCAATTAAAAACTGTTGGATTCAACCCACCTCAAATTCATCTGGCAAATTCTGCTGCAACTTTAAGCGATCGCTCCACTCATTACGACATGGTACGAGTTGGACTGGCTTTATATGGTTTATATCCTGCTGCTCATCTCAGTCAGGTACTCGAACTTAAGCCAGTATTACAGGTTAAAGCTAAAATTACCCAGGTAAAAACCATCCCCCCAGGAGAAGGAGTCAGCTATGGTCGCCAGTTTATTACTCAAGCAAAGACTAAAATAGCAGTGGTGGGGATTGGCTATGCTGATGGTGTCCCACGCAATTTATCCAATCGACTACAGGCGATCGTGGCGGGACAGTTAGCATCACAAATTGGCTCGATTACGATGGATCAGCTTATGCTGCGGGTAGATCATCTCCCTCATGTTCAAGCAGGAGATATTGTTACTTTAATTGGTCAACAAAATCAGTTCAAAATTACTGCCGACGATTGGGCAAACAAACTTAATACGATCTCGTGGGAAATTCTCTGTGGGTTTAAGCATCGTTTACCCAGGATCTTTGTCTGATACCATTTTTCCTTGAGGCTGTATTTAATTATATGTAGATAGATTGAATTCATTTGCTCTAGCGGAACGAAGGCGATCGCCGTTTTTGGCTAAATTTTTGAACTAAATGTTGAACTTGCTGAAATTGCTCACTGAAAAAACCTTTTATACCAACTTTCTATGAAAATGCACTAAATGAAATTTAACCCCTTTGCCCCAACAGCGCGATTATTCAAGGCGAAATGAATTCGCCGAATCTCGCGCTCAAACTAAGCGGGATAAACGTCTCTGCG from Pleurocapsa minor HA4230-MV1 carries:
- the sixA gene encoding phosphohistidine phosphatase SixA, whose amino-acid sequence is MEAYLIRHGIAGEKGTYADDEQRPLVKKGRDKTAQVAQRLVSVGLKFDLLLTSPLVRAAQTAEILQQAGLAKTMETFTPLQPDGAIAEWLEWLQQYQLQHPDAKIALVGHQPDLGNWAEMLLWGDIKGQIEVKKSGVIGLKIPQFGTPIARSTLFLHVSPKWLIC
- a CDS encoding DUF29 domain-containing protein, with translation MTNLQKLHESDFNLWVEEIKTKIQRRDLEDMDWDNLLDEIDDMGASQKRALDSYLQRLIEHVLKLQYWEGERDRCRNGWMAEIANFRGRIKRILKKNPSLKNYMVNEYDEIYQDAITTMKFQFHLPDDCFISLQEIMREDLFLGSR
- a CDS encoding bifunctional oligoribonuclease/PAP phosphatase NrnA; the protein is MSSNLNTSLEHRLAHKTTPKKQFEAVEGNKFGKEKKDSDLVKIVHQLTKVLEQHRGERQIIVIQDFPDPDALSSAWAYQLIAANYDISCDIVYGGTLSHQENITLVRLTGLPATKYIHTALQEQDLSVYQGCVLIDSQGTNSQLYAVVEAAGIPLLVVVDHHSKQGEIKAEFVDLRPQTRATATILTQYIQSGMLEFDSSNENHVKCATALMHGLRSDTNRLMQAKEEDFIAAAYLSRFYDSQLLNAVLQSARSRRVMNVIERALRNCVTKKNFSISGVGYLRYDDRDAIPQAADFLVTEEDIHTAVVYGIVHNEDDDNELVIGSLRTTKLTLDPDEFIKETLGKDIQGRFFGGGRHMAGGFEIPVGFLNGFNDNAEYTKLKWEVFDRQIKQKLMRLVEPEDNVIAAD
- the alr gene encoding alanine racemase; the protein is MVSWQQQKPQKLPQDPLSRLVNRQRAWVEVDLDALAHNVLTLKSWLNPQTKLMAVVKADAYGHGAVTVAQTALTHGADSLAIATLAEGVELRNSGITAPMLILGAINAVEDIQAVAAWDLEVTICNSEQAVVFQHTLARLGKSLAVHLKLDTGMSRLGTNWQSAVAFVTLVKSLPNLKIASVYSHFSTADESDRQIMDLQHQRFQTAIAQLKTVGFNPPQIHLANSAATLSDRSTHYDMVRVGLALYGLYPAAHLSQVLELKPVLQVKAKITQVKTIPPGEGVSYGRQFITQAKTKIAVVGIGYADGVPRNLSNRLQAIVAGQLASQIGSITMDQLMLRVDHLPHVQAGDIVTLIGQQNQFKITADDWANKLNTISWEILCGFKHRLPRIFV
- a CDS encoding HNH endonuclease, coding for MGKVLVLNASYEPLNITSWRRAVVLLIKGKAEQLEHRGEFVYSGFPLPTVIRLRYYVRVPYKEIPLTRRNVLERDTNTCQYCKAKGDQLTIDHVIPRSRGGGDTWENLVAACVRCNVKKGNRTPKEAEMSLQTKPRRPYSSLHFELIKYTQGNSNQEWKKYVIGI